A genomic stretch from Canis lupus baileyi chromosome 3, mCanLup2.hap1, whole genome shotgun sequence includes:
- the TMPRSS4 gene encoding transmembrane protease serine 4 isoform X1: MDPDSNQPLNSLDVTPLRKPRTPMETFKKVGIPIIAALLSMAIIIIVAVLIKVILDKYYFLCGQPLHFIPRRQVCDGQQDCASGEDEQHCVKNFPDESPVAVRLSRDRSTLQVLDPATGSWASACFDNFTEALAKTACGQMGYDSKPTFRAVEISPDQDLDVVGITENGQELQVQNPSGPCLSGSLVSLHCLACGESLKAPRVVGGEKASVDSWPWQVSIQYNKQHICGGSILDPHWILTAAHCFRKHHDVSNWKVRAGSDKLGSFPSLPVANIFVFELNTTYPKEKDIALVKLQFPLTFSGTVRPICLPFFDEELIPATPLWVIGWGFTEPDGGKMSDTLLQASVQLINHTRCNAEDAYQGEVTKMMLCAGIPEGGVDTCQGDSGGPLMYHSDQWQVVGIVSWGHGCGGPSTPGVYTKVTAYLNWIYNVRKSTP; this comes from the exons GATCCGGACAGCAATCAACCCCTGAACAGCCTTG ATGTCACCCCACTGCGCAAACCCCGCACTCCCATGGAGACCTTCAAAAAGGTGGGGATCCCCATCATCGCAGCCTTGCTGAGTATGGCGATCATCATCATCGTGGCTGTCCTCA TCAAGGTGATTCTGGACAAATACTACTTCCTCTGCGGGCAGCCTCTCCACTTCATCCCAAGGAGGCAGGTGTGTGATGGCCAGCAGGACTGTGCCTCAGGGGAGGACGAGCAGCACTGTGTCAAGAACTTCCCCGATGAGTCCCCAGTGGCAG TCCGCCTCTCCAGGGACCGATCCACCCTGCAGGTGCTGGATCCAGCTACAGGGAGCTGGGCCTCTGCCTGCTTTGACAACTTCACAGAAGCTCTGGCCAAGACAGCCTGTGGGCAGATGGGCTATGACAG CAAACCCACCTTCAGAGCTGTGGAGATCAGCCCAGACCAAGATCTGGATGTTGTTGGAATCACAGAGAACGGCCAGGAGCTTCAGGTGCAAAACCCAAGTGG ACCCTGTCTCTCAGGCTCCCTGGTCTCCCTGCACTGCCTCG CCTGTGGGGAGAGCCTGAAGGCCCCTCGGGTGGTGGGCGGGGAGAAGGCCTCTGTGGATTCTTGGCCCTGGCAGGTCAGCATCCAGTACAACAAACAACATATCTGCGGAGGGAGCATCCTGGACCCCCACTGGATCCTCACGGCAGCCCACTGCTTCAG GAAGCATCACGATGTGTCCAACTGGAAGGTGAGGGCTGGCTCTGACAAATTGGGCTCCTTCCCATCCTTGCCTGTGGCCAACATCTTCGTCTTTGAGCTCAACACCACGTATCCTAAAGAGAAGGACATTGCACTTGTGAAGCTGCAGTTCCCACTCACATTCTCCG GCACAGTCAGGCCCATCTGCCTGCCTTTTTTTGATGAGGAGCTCATTCCAGCCACCCCACTCTGGGTCATCGGATGGGGCTTTACGGAGCCGGATGGAG GAAAGATGTCCGACACCCTGCTACAGGCATCTGTCCAGCTCATTAACCACACTCGGTGCAATGCAGAGGACGCATACCAGGGGGAAGTCACCAAAATGATGCTGTGCGCAGGCATCCCGGAGGGCGGCGTGGACACCTGCCAG GGTGACAGCGGTGGGCCCTTGATGTATCACTCTGACCAGTGGCAGGTGGTGGGCATCGTGAGCTGGGGCCATGGCTGTGGGGGTCCCAGTACCCCGGGAGTGTACACCAAGGTCACAGCCTATCTCAACTGGATCTACAATGTCCGAAAG TCTACACCATGA
- the TMPRSS4 gene encoding transmembrane protease serine 4 isoform X2, with amino-acid sequence METFKKVGIPIIAALLSMAIIIIVAVLIKVILDKYYFLCGQPLHFIPRRQVCDGQQDCASGEDEQHCVKNFPDESPVAVRLSRDRSTLQVLDPATGSWASACFDNFTEALAKTACGQMGYDSKPTFRAVEISPDQDLDVVGITENGQELQVQNPSGPCLSGSLVSLHCLACGESLKAPRVVGGEKASVDSWPWQVSIQYNKQHICGGSILDPHWILTAAHCFRKHHDVSNWKVRAGSDKLGSFPSLPVANIFVFELNTTYPKEKDIALVKLQFPLTFSGTVRPICLPFFDEELIPATPLWVIGWGFTEPDGGKMSDTLLQASVQLINHTRCNAEDAYQGEVTKMMLCAGIPEGGVDTCQGDSGGPLMYHSDQWQVVGIVSWGHGCGGPSTPGVYTKVTAYLNWIYNVRKSTP; translated from the exons ATGGAGACCTTCAAAAAGGTGGGGATCCCCATCATCGCAGCCTTGCTGAGTATGGCGATCATCATCATCGTGGCTGTCCTCA TCAAGGTGATTCTGGACAAATACTACTTCCTCTGCGGGCAGCCTCTCCACTTCATCCCAAGGAGGCAGGTGTGTGATGGCCAGCAGGACTGTGCCTCAGGGGAGGACGAGCAGCACTGTGTCAAGAACTTCCCCGATGAGTCCCCAGTGGCAG TCCGCCTCTCCAGGGACCGATCCACCCTGCAGGTGCTGGATCCAGCTACAGGGAGCTGGGCCTCTGCCTGCTTTGACAACTTCACAGAAGCTCTGGCCAAGACAGCCTGTGGGCAGATGGGCTATGACAG CAAACCCACCTTCAGAGCTGTGGAGATCAGCCCAGACCAAGATCTGGATGTTGTTGGAATCACAGAGAACGGCCAGGAGCTTCAGGTGCAAAACCCAAGTGG ACCCTGTCTCTCAGGCTCCCTGGTCTCCCTGCACTGCCTCG CCTGTGGGGAGAGCCTGAAGGCCCCTCGGGTGGTGGGCGGGGAGAAGGCCTCTGTGGATTCTTGGCCCTGGCAGGTCAGCATCCAGTACAACAAACAACATATCTGCGGAGGGAGCATCCTGGACCCCCACTGGATCCTCACGGCAGCCCACTGCTTCAG GAAGCATCACGATGTGTCCAACTGGAAGGTGAGGGCTGGCTCTGACAAATTGGGCTCCTTCCCATCCTTGCCTGTGGCCAACATCTTCGTCTTTGAGCTCAACACCACGTATCCTAAAGAGAAGGACATTGCACTTGTGAAGCTGCAGTTCCCACTCACATTCTCCG GCACAGTCAGGCCCATCTGCCTGCCTTTTTTTGATGAGGAGCTCATTCCAGCCACCCCACTCTGGGTCATCGGATGGGGCTTTACGGAGCCGGATGGAG GAAAGATGTCCGACACCCTGCTACAGGCATCTGTCCAGCTCATTAACCACACTCGGTGCAATGCAGAGGACGCATACCAGGGGGAAGTCACCAAAATGATGCTGTGCGCAGGCATCCCGGAGGGCGGCGTGGACACCTGCCAG GGTGACAGCGGTGGGCCCTTGATGTATCACTCTGACCAGTGGCAGGTGGTGGGCATCGTGAGCTGGGGCCATGGCTGTGGGGGTCCCAGTACCCCGGGAGTGTACACCAAGGTCACAGCCTATCTCAACTGGATCTACAATGTCCGAAAG TCTACACCATGA
- the SCN4B gene encoding sodium channel regulatory subunit beta-4 codes for MPGAGDRGAARARWLGSGLLGLFLLPASLSLEVSVGKATTIYAVNGTEILLPCTFSSCFGFQDLHFWWSYNTSDTFRTLIDGTVKNEKSDPKVKFKDDDRITLEGSTKEKMNNISILLRNLEFSDTGKYTCHVQNPKENNFRHQATIFLQVVDKLEEVDNTVTLIILGVVGGVIGLLIFILLVKKFIAFIIKKTQEKKKECLVSSSGNDNTENGLPGSKAEEKPPTKV; via the exons GTCTCTTCCTGCTCCCCGCATCCCTGTCCCTGGAGGTGTCCGTGGGGAAGGCCACCACGATCTACGCTGTCAATGGCACGGAGATCCTGCTGCCCTGCACCTTCTCCAGCTGCTTTGGCTTCCAGGACCTCCACTTCTGGTGGTCCTACAACACCAGTGATACATTCAGGACA CTCATAGACGGGACGGTGAAGAACGAGAAGTCTGACCCCAAGGTGAAGTTCAAAGATGATGATCGCATCACTCTGGAGGGTTCCACTAAAGAAAAGATGAACAATATTTCCATTCTGCTGAGGAACCTGGAATTCAGCGACACGGGCAAATACACCTGTCACGTGCAGAACCCCAAAGAGAATAATTTTCGACACCAGGCCACCATCTTCCTCCAAGTTGTTGATAAAT TGGAAGAAGTGGACAACACGGTGACCCTCATCATCCTGGGCGTCGTGGGTGGGGTCATCGGGCTCCTCATCTTCATCCTGCTGGTCAAGAAGTTCATCGCCTTCATCATCAAGAAGACTCAGGAGAAGAA gaaGGAGTGCCTCGTGAGTTCCTCAGGGAATGATAACACAGAGAATGGCTTGCCTGGCTCTAAGGCGGAAGAGAAACCACCAACCAAAGTGTGA